In a genomic window of Glycine max cultivar Williams 82 chromosome 13, Glycine_max_v4.0, whole genome shotgun sequence:
- the LOC100783352 gene encoding uncharacterized protein isoform X5, which produces MEKESDLDDILNYRSAAEYEMQEFLSRCSMPNNGKINNDIPTEKSCNDEHTVKSRGWLNWLSRGMLGAGGTDDSSQFSGVVSYDVKDISEATEFHPLVSSSFDVAVKHELCIFSIKFQIHQISATLCNKRHNKGIAEIIIEGGIVESNIYKERGIVISKFNSGKMVDLSNKTVVVHIGGPVIENNILDNLDSCCSIQVNFSSHGDMDVSVKGILQQLEVTVDANILSNLLEFSDVFTSFKFLNERVLLSLNGIENDNIRLLSKAEYISVNHKKVVWDVSIVDVSVNFPWRSTASEYSNLVLKSRSLCCKSTNSLESFSSKVEEQPYSLKNFLNSISTSGICLGIQLQDLYDYFDVTLNDFKIIMVNSDQSQKVYILEKFSVSFFLALCMIPDESILKQLEVYVLIESLKVHFSPSIYGAFIELTNHLGTLHVTGESGVLNSPHPPNIVSVLPTYSTFGISIVSIIDSIDLDVDLEDSGDNSSKLMVSLQKMVLRYASSEFQELSLSMKSLMICACKMKEEKDSQVVLLSGNLSSPGAAVGEDCVSGPNIEVDQYSDVAMLADACFAMHYESSRTDVLCHKIFMYLNNADIHCYPHIAGLLIGFFHRLSAYSSSFEKSSASNTVDISKIFSSFGLQKFGFSNYFEFGFTDSACIPLDCFPFVTIHNSGSLGNLESALVHAIPDWRKYFILRDRKIKSSNINMRRGSKFFQVSPSKSKSDFVYSHETGIASTCDIFSTELHLFGIRAHFHDSSCIIGTIMVPTSKSSLLFCEDSMDILSSSEGLALTSSWGPQNFQDNLWGPSSPNLSPILNVRVRKGQNISSTIDLEISIGIQHVYCMLPSEYLSIIIGYFSLSDWGGASGDQCFSDEQSDTDVKNEMKITYKFEILDSNLIFPVVSNDRQFIKIEMPQLYCSFIENSGVDEVLKNIPPECLVPIHKLAKRNDCLNVFGRDLFVSFLLYKNDLLGLATVERNTEFLTSALIAPINADVWVRIPVGGKSNCKSTSSICFMTSISSCHIVAEDSHFFDGCMAIWDVIEEFSSVDDQSKCFKSDVLQFLNSKRSLEATRTISPTLMASTIMSTEVKCCAQSLFISFHHRKEDFVELITKGDLGFVCSASLINDSLVCLDLGFSSVVFYSPRDSILAKCTPTSFSMSVLSISFSQSIGGKNKLDLCLSSIDIWLHLAEWTEVVKFLNHFRLHLERTPVNAITNSLSVDASNSVKKSTVQHSSSFLDSESTSAPFTSQEIENDVFIIKSENFCITFHIPVWVGEEPHVEFQHSQGLNVTPLSVSSDIVEEKDAKFLTVSFNMNGFELVIRSRDIQLTSKMEKLSSVIMIVENGRHTSCPLLDVIEVQVDAVLCKNHTNTIELNVEIACDNSNVWISHPTFHLWNAVKFDVPESGPSQYSTSGITFKFQMRKVSILLTDGRWSYNGPELEILVRNILFHTIASGKHMECSVNGDLQVNYNNIEKVSWEPFIEPWKFVLTLVREQEMSVMPNRSVSTDIILKSTTQLNINITESLVECLSRATEMFSDALGLMVLDDHEGNKLVHSPCAEYMCTRKCGAPYVLQNLTSVPLLYQVFHGLVNPDDLHDSDENHAKYVQPGSSIPIYMDENAEQQLSRFRPSHSSDSLNEPRSNGFAHHYITVQLEGTSRSSGPISMDLVGLTCFEVNFSKTYNDTAEDNSLNTSPTFVVPVVFDVSVLRHSKLIRIYSTVVLLNATSTPVELRFDIPFSVSPTLLGPIQPGQQFPLPLHLAEAGCVRWRPMGNSYLWSEAHNLTNLLSVNSKVGNFKSFMCYPSHPSSRPFRCCLSVKNISLTSSGWLKNNVPANDVKKHYIHHLILSAPLIINNYLPKEILLISESGGVGHTVRVSEVGTSVYHIDPSHDLGLEICIDGFKCSNFKFPRLETFCTMAKFTEPKFSFSETLIFEPNSSNGPVYVTVEKVMDAYSGSRELIFFVPFILYNCMGFPLCVTEATGETNEREFVIPSYFDGGENETLSYKKDGLSLLTSNRELPVEVPHNPRSYMKNHTISYREDGSANSIGNYHKNLGRQHSKIDSIFRNSSSGKLKSMLSSKIQSTWKDSGSGNHEREKVQPCIYSPSPDSSVNDAFVKVCRCFSEDAKEQLPYSLWSNPFSLLPPSGSSTILVPQLTSNSAFILAMTCNSVTEQYAGRINAITFQPRYVISNACSKEISYKQKGTDAVFYLGIGKHDHLHWTDTTRELLVSICYNESGWQWSGSFLPDHLGDTQLKMRNYVFGTSNMIRVEVQNADISMGDEKIVGNIKGNSGTNLILLSDDDTGYMPYRIDNFSKERLRIYQQRCEMFDTVIHSYTSCPYTWDEPCYPRRLIVEVPGERVLGSYDLDDVKEYVPVYLPSTSEKPARTFYLSVHAEGATKVLSVLDSNYHIFNDVKKSSVPLPTEKRLCDHSLVRASEYKEKISICVPYIGISLIDSYPQELLFACIKDVEMNLLQSLDRQCLSLLILFIQIDNQLRSTPYPVMLSFDSGYRSGHVDHMKSRDDGTRTRIESLNQMSSSSVPVFCLEISKWRKKDISFISFEYIKLRMEDFRLEIEQEVILSLFEFFTNVSSGMQYGIMPSSDPYDGVSLENSSSFVQTSENFRLSAHQCSPRISPMFDEKSKRIASLPSVVPIGAPWQEIFLLARTQKKIYIEMLELSPIKLTLSFSSAPWMLRNRILTSKEFLIHRGLMALADVEGAHIYLKDLIIAHHMASWESIQEILIRHYNRQLLHETYKLFGSAGVIGNPLGFARSMGLGIRDFLSVPAKSIVRSPTGLIMGMAQGTTSLLSNTVYAISDAASQFSKAARKGIVAFTYDDQAVSRMEKHQAIVASDSKGVINEVLEGLTGLLQFPVTGAERHGLPGVLSGVALGITGLVAKPAASILEVTGKTALSIRNRSKPSQLRLQHFRVRLQRPLCREFPLKPYSWEEAVGTSVLVEADDGLKFKDEKLVACKALKEAGKFVVITERFVLVVFSASLINLGKPEFRGIPVDLEWIIEWEIGLENIIHADCSEGVVHIVGSRPDSLLRQNQHSPKGGSGGRTRSVRWNQFATHLPFPQTNLELASEEDAANLLQILLSAIEKEKGKAWDGGRILHRSRMK; this is translated from the exons GATATATCTGAAGCAACTGAGTTTCATCCTCTAGTTTCATCTAGCTTTGATGTTGCTGTAAAGCATGAATTATGCATATTTTCAATCAAGTTTCAGATTCATCAGATTTCTGCAACTCTCTGTAACAA GAGGCACAATAAAGGAATTGCAGAAATAATTATTGAAGGTGGAATTGTCGAGTCTAACATCTACAAAGAACGTGGAATTGTTATATCCAAATTCAATTCTGGGAAAATGGTTGATCTAAGCAACAAGACAGTCGTTGTACATATTGGAGGG CCTGTCATTGAAAACAACATACTGGACAATTTGGATAGTTGTTGCAGCATTCAAGTAAATTTTTCTTCTCATGGAGATATGGACGTGTCAGTGAAG GGAATACTTCAACAACTTGAAGTGACAGTTGAtgcaaatattttatcaaatttgttAGAGTTTTCTGATGTCTTTACATCCTTCAAATTTCTTAATGAAAGG GTGCTGTTGTCACTGAATGGAATTGAAAATGACAATATTAGGCTCCTATCCAAAGCAGA ATACATTTCTGTAAACCATAAAAAAGTTGTGTGGGATGTTAGTATTGTTGATGTTTCTGTTAATTTTCCTTGGAGAAGTACAGCATCAGAGTATAGCAACTTG GTATTGAAGTCAAGATCTTTATGCTGTAAATCCACAAATAGTCTTGAgtctttttcttcaaaagttGAGGAGCAACCGTACTCTCTGAAGAACTTTTTAAATTCAATATCCACATCTGGGATTTGTTTAGGCATCCAACTTCAAGATCTATATGATTATTTTGATGTTACACTAAATGATTTTAAG ATCATCATGGTAAATTCTGACCAGTCACAAAAGGTTTATATTCTTGAGAAATTTAGTGTTTCGTTCTTCCTGGCACTTTGCATGATCCCAGATGAGTCCATTTTGAAGCAGTTAGAG GTTTATGTACTTATTGAATCACTTAAAGTACACTTCTCTCCTTCAATATACGGTGCATTCATAGAATTGACGAATCATCTGGGTACATTGCATGTAACGGGTGAATCTGGAGTCTTAAATTCCCCTCATCCTCCCAATATTGTTTCAGTTTTGCCAACATATTCTACTTTTGGCATATCCATTGTTTCAATAATTGATTCCATTGATCTTGATGTTGACCTTGAAGATAGTGGAGATAACAGCTCAAAGCTCATGGTTTCCTTACAAAAAATGGTCTTACG gtatgcttCTTCAGAATTTCAGGAGTTATCTCTCAGTATGAAGTCTTTAATGATCTGTGCTTGTaaaatgaaggaagaaaaagacagCCAGGTTGTGCTTTTATCGGGAAATTTATCTTCTCCTGGTGCTGCAGTTGGAGAAGACTGTGTTTCTGGACCAAATATTGAAGTTGATCAATATTCTGATGTGGCTATGCTGGCTGATGCATGTTTCGCTATGCATTATGAATCTTCCAGAACTGATGTGCTTTGTCATAAGATTTTTATGTACTTAAATAATGCTGATATCCACTGCTACCCACATATTGCTGGACTGCTCATTGGATTCTTTCATAGGTTGTCTGCCTATAGTAGCAGTTTTGAGAAATCCTCTGCCAGTAATACTGTTGACATTTCAAAAATTTTCTCAAGTTTTGGGTTACAGAAGTTTGGCTtctcaaattattttgaatttggttTCACTGATTCTGCTTGCATTCCATTGGATTGCTTTCCATTTGTAACGATTCACAATTCTGGTTCTCTTGGTAATCTAGAGAGCGCACTCGTACATGCCATTCCTGACtggagaaaatattttatcctgagggacagaaaaatcaaaagttcCAATATAAATATGAGGAGAGGGTCCAAATTTTTCCAGGTCTCTCCCTCAAAATCCAAATCTGATTTTGTATATTCTCATGAAACTGGGATTGCGAGCACCTGTGATATTTTTTCTACTGAATTGCACCTATTTGGAATAAGAGCACATTTTCATGACTCATCATGCATTATTGGGACAATCATGGTGCCTACTTCTAAGTCTTCTCTATTATTTTGTGAAGACAGTATGGATATATTGTCTTCTTCTGAAGGATTGGCTCTTACATCATCTTGGGGGCCGCAAAATTTTCAAGATAATCTATGGGGTCCCTCTTCACCAAATTTGTCTCCTATTTTAAATGTACGAGTCAGGAAAGGACAAAATATATCTTCAACTATTGATTTGGAAATAAGCATTGGCATTCAGCATGTCTACTGCATGTTACCTTCCGAATATCTCTCCATTATCATTGGTTACTTCTCATTATCTGATTGGGGTGGTGCTTCTGGTGACCAGTGTTTCTCTGACGAGCAAAGTGATACAGatgtaaaaaatgaaatgaaaattacatataaatttgaaatcttGGACTCCAATCTTATTTTTCCAGTGGTAAGTAATGACCGTCAGTTTATAAAGATTGAAATGCCACAGCTTTATTGTAGTTTCATCGAGAATTCTGGTGTTGATGAAGTACTAAAGAACATCCCTCCTGAATGTTTGGTTCCTATTCATAAGCTTGCAAAAAGAAATGATTGTTTAAATGTATTTGGGCGAGACTTGTTTGTATCATTCCTTCTTTACAAGAATGATTTGCTTGGCTTAGCAACAGTTGAACGGAATACGGAATTTTTAACAAGTGCTTTAATTGCACCCATAAATGCAGATGTTTGGGTCAGAATTCCAGTTGGTGGCAAATCTAATTGCAAAAGTACTTCATCAATATGTTTCATGACAAGCATCAGCAGTTGTCATATTGTTGcagaag ATAGCCACTTTTTTGATGGATGCATGGCCATATGGGATGTTATTGAGGAATTCTCCTCAGTTGATGATCAATCCAAATGTTTCAAATCAGATGTTCTGCAATTCCTTAATTCAAAGAGAAGTTTAGAGGCAACCCGAACCATTTCTCCAACTCTGATGGCCTCAACTATCATGTCAACAGAAGTTAAATGTTGCGCACAGTCTTTATTTATAAGCTTCCATCATAGAAAAGAAGATTTTGTGGAATTAATAACCAAGGGTGATTTGGGGTTTGTTTGTTCTGCATCCTTAATAAATGATTCCTTGGTATGTTTAGATTTGGGTTTCTCTTCCGTAGTGTTTTACTCTCCACGTGATTCTATTTTAGCAAAATGCACCCCAACTTCCTTTTCCATGTCAGTACTTAGTATCTCTTTTTCTCAATCTATTGGTGGAAAAAATAAACTTGACCTTTGTCTTTCATCCATTGATATTTGGCTTCATTTGGCTGAGTGGACTGAGGTTGTTAAATTCCTTAATCATTTCCGTTTACATTTGGAAAGAACTCCTGTGAATGCAATAACAAATAGTTTGTCCGTGGATGCTTctaattctgtaaaaaaatCAACAGTTCAACATAGTTCAAGTTTCCTTGATTCTGAAAGCACCTCAGCACCTTTTACTTCACAAGAGATTGAGAATGATGTCTTTATAATTAAGTCAGAAAATTTTTGTATTACATTTCACATCCCTGTTTGGGTTGGTGAGGAACCTCATGTGGAATTTCAGCATTCTCAAGGTCTCAATGTGACACCTTTAAGTGTATCTTCTGATATAGTTGAAGAAAAAGATGCAAAATTTCTTACTGTTTCTTTCAACATGAATGGTTTTGAATTAGTTATAAGAAGCAGAGATATCCAACTGACGTCCAAAATGGAAAAACTTAGCAGTGTAATAATGATAGTTGAGAATGGAAGACATACATCTTGCCCACTGCTTGATGTAATTGAGGTTCAAGTGGATGCTGTACTCTGTAAGAATCATACGAACACCATTGAGCTCAATGTGGAAATTGCATGTGATAATTCAAATGTATGGATTTCGCATCCTACATTTCATTTATGGAATGCTGTAAAATTTGATGTTCCGGAATCAGGACCTTCTCAATATTCAACTAGTGGCATTACTTTCAAATTCCAGATGAGGAAGGTTTCTATTCTACTAACAGATGGAAGG TGGAGCTACAATGGGCCTGAGCTGGAGATTCTGGTCAGAAACATCTTGTTTCATACAATTGCAAGTGGAAAGCACATGGAATGTTCTGTCAATGGTGATCTTCAAGTAAACTACAATAACATCGAAAAg GTGTCATGGGAGCCTTTTATTGAGCCTTGGAAGTTTGTGTTGACATTAGTCAGGGAACAAGAAATGAGTGTTATGCCGAATAGGTCCGTTTCAACAGATATCATTCTCAAATCTACAACCCAGCTGAACATTAATATTACAGAATCCTTAGTAGAg TGTCTTTCACGTGCTACAGAGATGTTTTCTGATGCCCTGGGTCTTATGGTATTGGATGATCATGAAGGCAACAAACTTGTGCATTCACCATGTGCAGAATATATGTGTACTAGAAAATGTGGTGCTCCTTATGTTTTGCAAAACTTGACTTCTGTGCCTCTTTTATATCAAGTATTTCATGGGCTTGTCAATCCTGATGATCTTCATGATTCTGATGAGAATCATGCAAAATATGTGCAACCAGGTTCTTCAATTCCGATATACATGGATGAAAATGCTGAACAGCAACTTTCGCGTTTCAGGCCTTCTCATTCTTCTGATAGTTTAAATGAGCCAAGGTCAAATGGATTTGCTCATCATTATATTACTGTGCAGCTTGAAGGAACTTCTAGGTCATCTGGTCCCATTTCAATGGATTTGGTGGGACTAACATGCTTTGAGGTTAATTTCTCCAAGACATATAATGACACTGCTGAGGATAATAGTCTGAATACATCCCCTACTTTTGTTGTTCCGGTTGTATTTGATGTTTCAGTGCTGCGCCATAGCAAGTTAATACGAATATACTCCACT GTTGTACTTCTAAATGCAACCTCTACCCCTGTTGAGCTGCGGTTTGATATTCCATTTAGTGTGTCACCAACG TTATTAGGTCCAATACAACCTGGGCAGCAGTTTCCACTTCCACTACATTTGGCTGAAGCTGGCTGTGTAAGGTGGCGACCAATGGGGAACTCTTACTTGTGGAGTGAAGCTCATAACCTCACCAATCTTCTTTCAGTAAACAGCAAAGTTGGaaattttaaatctttcatGTGCTATCCATCTCATCCAAGTAGTCGTCCGTTTCGGTGCTGTCTATCAGTTAAGAATATTAGCTTGACTTCATCTGGCTGGCTGAAAAATAATGTCCCTGCAAATGATGTAAAGAAGCACTATATTCATCACTTGATCTTAAGTGCTCCACTAATAATTAACAACTACCTTCCTAAAGAAATTTTGTTGATCAGTGAGAGTGGTGGGGTAGGCCATACTGTGAGAGTTTCAGAG gtgGGAACTTCTGTATATCATATTGATCCCTCACATGACCTAGGACTGGAGATCTGCATTGATGGATTTAAAtgttctaattttaaatttcctcGTTTAGAAACTTTCTGCACAATGGCAAAGTTCACTGAACCcaagttttcattttctgaaaccCTGATATTTGAACCAAATAGTTCTAATG GCCCAGTATATGTTACTGTAGAGAAAGTGATGGATGCTTATTCTGGTAGTAGGGAACTCATCTTTTTTGTtccctttattttatataactgtATGGGTTTTCCCCTGTGCGTAACGGAAGCCACTGGTGAAACCAATGAAAGGGAATTTGTCATTCCTTCTTATTTTGACGGAGGTGAAAATGAAACATTATCATATAAAAAGGATGGTCTTTCTTTGCTTACATCCAACCGTGAATTACCCGTGGAAGTTCCTCATAACCCAAGGAGTTATATGAAGAATCATACCATTTCTTACAGAGAGGATGGTAGTGCAAACTCTATTGGTAATTACCATAAGAATTTGGGAAGGCAACACAGCAAAATTGATTCTATATTTCGAAATTCTTCTTCAGGAAAATTGAAGAGTATGCTGAGCTCGAAGATCCAGTCCACTTGGAAGGATTCAGGTTCTGGTAATCATGAGCGTGAGAAGGTTCAGCCATGCATTTATTCTCCAAGCCCTGATTCCTCTGTAAATGATGCTTTTGTTAAAGTATGTAGATGTTTTTCTGAAGATGCCAAGGAACAGTTGCCATATTCTCTGTGGTCAAATCCATTTTCTCTGCTACCACCAAGTGGTTCAAGCACTATCCTTGTTCCTCAGTTGACTTCAAATTCTGCATTCATTCTAGCTATGACATGTAACTCAGTTACTGAACAATATGCTGGGAGGATAAATGCAATCACTTTTCAGCCTAG ATATGTAATCAGCAATGCATGCAGCAAGGAAATATCTTATAAGCAGAAAGGCACTGATGCCGTGTTTTATTTAGGAATAGGAAAACATGATCATCTTCACTGGACAGATACAACCAG GGAGCTGCTTGTTTCAATTTGTTATAATGAATCTGGATGGCAGTGGTCTGGAAGCTTTTTACCAGACCATCTGGGCGATACACAACTGAAAATGAGGAACTATGTTTTTGGAACTTCAAACATGATACGAGTTGAAGTGCAAAATGCTGACATATCTATGGGAGATGAAAAAATAGTTGGAAACATCAAAGGAAACTCTGGGACCAACTTGATTCTTTTGTCAGATGATGATACAGGGTATATGCCATACCGAATTGATAATTTCTCAAAAGAG AGATTGAGAATATATCAGCAGAGGTGTGAAATGTTTGACACAGTCATTCACTCCTATACTTCTTGCCCGTACACCTGGGATGAACCCTGCTATCCTCGTCGTCTTATTGTGGAG GTACCTGGAGAGCGAGTTTTGGGATCATATGACCTCGACGATGTTAAAGAATATGTGCCTGTCTACCTGCCATCAACCTCTGAG AAGCCTGCGAGGACTTTCTATTTATCAGTGCATGCAGAGGGAGCAACAAAG gttcttagtgttcttgattcaaattACCATATCTTTAATGATGTGAAGAAATCAAGTGTTCCACTTCCTACAGAGAAAAGGTTATGTGATCACAGTCTAGTTAGGGCTTCAGAATACAAGGAGAAAATATCAATTTGTGTTCCATATATTGGGATTTCTTTGATTGATTCATACCCACAG GAATTGCTTTTTGCCTGTATTAAGGATGTAGAAATGAATCTACTGCAAAGTTTGGATCGTCAATGTCTTTCCTTGCTGATATTATTCATACAAATTGATAACCAGTTGCGCTCTACTCCATATCCTGTTATGTTGTCCTTCGATAGTGGATACAGATCTGGTCATGTTGATCATATGAAATCTAGGGATGATGGTACGAGAACAAGAATTGAAAGTTTAAATCAAATGAGCAGCTCTTCTGTCCCTGTGTTCTGCCTAGAAATATCAAAGTGGAGGAAAAAAGAcatttcatttatttcattTGAATACATAAAATTGAG GATGGAAGATTTCCGTCTTGAGATTGAACAAGAAGTCATATTAAGCTTATTTGAGTTTTTCACGAATGTCAGTTCAGGGATGCAATATGGAATCATGCCATCTTCAGATCCCTATGATGGAGTGTCACTAGAGAATTCATCCTCATTTGTTCAAACTAGTGAGAATTTCAGATTAAGTGCTCACCAATGTTCTCCAAGAATTTCCCCCATGTTCGATGAAAAATCTAAAAGGATTGCATCTTTACCTTCCGTTGTTCCAATTGGAGCCCCATGGCAGGAAATTTTTCTGTTGGCCAGAACCCAGAAGAAAATTTATATAGAAATGCTTGAATTGTCACCAATCAAGTTGACTTTAAG TTTTTCCAGTGCCCCATGGATGCTTCGGAATAGGATCCTCACATCCAAGGAATTTCTTATACAT AGAGGCCTTATGGCTCTTGCTGATGTTGAGGGAGCACATATTTATCTAAAGGATTTAATCATTGCACATCATATGGCTAGTTGGGAATCCATTCAGGAGATTCTAATTAGGCATTACAACCGCCAACTACTTCATGAGACTTACAAG TTGTTTGGTTCGGCTGGTGTCATTGGAAATCCCTTGGGTTTCGCGCGGAGCATGGGGCTTGGCATTAGAGATTTCTTGTCTGTGCCTGCAAAGAGCATTGTGCGG AGCCCTACTGGACTTATTATGGGCATGGCTCAAGGCACCACTAGTCTTTTAAGCAACACAGTGTATGCTATTAGTGATGCAGCTTCTCAATTCAGTAAAGCTGCACGCAAG GGTATTGTTGCATTTACATATGATGACCAAGCGGTTTCAAGGATGGAAAAACACCAGGCAATTGTAGCTTCTGACAGTAAAGGTGTAATTAATGAAGTTTTAGAG GGACTCACAGGTCTTCTCCAGTTTCCTGTAACAGGAGCCGAGAGGCATGGTCTTCCTGGTGTCCTCTCTG GTGTTGCATTGGGGATTACAGGACTTGTGGCTAAACCTGCTGCTAGTATACTTGAAGTTACGGGAAAAACTGCACTCAGTATTAGAAACCGTAGTAAACCCAGTCAATTAAGACTGCAACACTTTAGGGTTCGGCTTCAAAGGCCACTGTGCCGTGAATTTCCATTAAAACCTTATTCGTGGGAAGAAGCAGTTGGAACGTCAGTACTTGTGGAAGCTGATGATGGTTTAAAGTTCAAAGATGAGAAGTTAGTGGCTTGCAAAGCCCTTAAAGAAGCTGGTAAATTTGTTGTCATAACAGAAAGATTTGTACTCGTTGTTTTCAGTGCAAGTTTGATAAACTTAGGGAAGCCTGAATTCCGCGGCATCCCTGTTGATTTGGAGTGGATAATTGAATGGGAGATTGGATTAGAGAATATAATACATGCCGACTGTAGTGAAGGGGTTGTACACATAGTTGGTAGTCGGCCAGACTCCTTATTGAGGCAAAATCAGCATTCTCCTAAGGGTGGTAGTGGTGGCAGAACCAGATCTGTGCGTTGGAACCAATTTGCCACTCATCTTCCATTTCCTCAGACAAACTTGGAACTAGCAAGTGAGGAAGATGCAGCCAATTTGTTACAGATTTTATTATCTgctattgaaaaagaaaaaggtaaagcaTGGGACGGTGGGCGGATTCTGCATCGATCTAGAATGAAATAG